A part of Rattus rattus isolate New Zealand chromosome 6, Rrattus_CSIRO_v1, whole genome shotgun sequence genomic DNA contains:
- the LOC116904491 gene encoding LOW QUALITY PROTEIN: telomeric repeat-binding factor 1-like (The sequence of the model RefSeq protein was modified relative to this genomic sequence to represent the inferred CDS: inserted 1 base in 1 codon; deleted 3 bases in 2 codons) yields MGLMSPCCAGHEDSVPMALWMSPSVWAEWFMSDQTDPHPVTLLATFEVGIWRFLDFVRPGKSCYGQSKSLCWAPGARSNAGWTNTDSPEKEAARDNAELFDCQVQLGSPREEENRELVAEAEAMAAGWMLDFLCLSLCRAFPDGRCEDFRRTRDSTEAVIHGLPSLTAYQLKTVYICQFLTRVAAGKSLDAQFEVDKRITPLESALMIWDSTEKEHDRLHEEIQNLIKIQAVAVCMEMGSFKEAEDVFERIFGDPEFYTPLERKLLKIISQKDVFHALFQHFSYNCMMEKIQSYVECVLPEKSSTFLMKAATKVVENEKARTLASEDKPNATNTGTETEVSLNKGKSVNGQQSTESESLVETVSSVRSHKNALSQLKHRCLQPDFNRNEARTGTLQCVVTTERNRRTSGGNRLCISKNQPDTNEKHGHRKKQTWLWEEDRSLKCGVRKYGEGNRAKILSHYKFNNRTSVMXKDRWRTTRRLRLIS; encoded by the exons ATGGGCTTGATGTCCCCGTGCTGTGCAGGACATGAGGACAGTGTCCCAATGGCACTCTGGATGTCACCATCAGTATGGGCAGAATGGTTTATGAGTGATCAAACAGACCCACACCCAGTGACCCTCCTGGCCACATTTGAAGTGGGGATCTGGAGGTTCTTGGACTTTGTGAGGCCAGGGAAAAGTTGCTATGGTCAGTCAAAAAGCCTTTGCTGGGCTCCGGGCGCGCGGAGCAATGCGGGCTGGACAAACACGGATTCTCCAGAGAAGGAGGCGGCGAGAGACAACGCAGAGTTGTTCGACTGCCAGGTGCAGCTGGGGTCCCCGAGAGAGGAGGAGAACAGGGAGCTTGTGGCTGAGGCGGAGGCCATGGCTGCGGGCTGGATGCTCGActtcctctgcctgtctctgtgccgaGCCTTTCCCGACGGCCGCTGCGAGGACTTTCGCCGGACTCGTGACAGCACCGAGGCTGTTATTCATGGACTGCCCAGTCTTACAGCTTACCAGTTgaaaactgta tatatatgtcagttTTTGACAAGAGTTGCAGCAGGAAAGTCTCTTGATGCACAGTTTGAAGTTGATAAGAGGATTACACCCTTGGAATCAGCCCTGATGATTTGGGACTCAACTGAAAAAGAACATGACAGACTTCATGAAGAAAtacagaatttaattaaaattcaggCTGTAGCTGTTTGTATGGAAATGGGCAGCTTTAAGGAAGCAGAAGACGTGTTTGAAAGAATATTTGGTGATCCAGAATTTTACACGCCattagaaagaaaattacttAAGATCATCTCTCAAAAAGACGTGTTCCACGCCCTTTTTCAACACTTCAGCTATAACTGCATGATGGAGAAAATTCAGAGTTATGTGGAATGTGTGTTACCTGAGAAGTCATCAACTTTCCTAATGAAGGCAGCAACAAAAGTAGtggaaaatgaaaaagcaagGACACTAGCTTCAGAGGATAAACCAAATGCCACCAACACTGGAACAGAAACGGAAGTTAGCTTGAATAAAGGAAAAAGTGTTAATGGCCAACAGTCTACAGAATCTGAATCCTTGGTGGAAACAGTATCCTCGGTAAGGTCTCACAAGAATGCCTTATCTCAGTTGAAACACAGATGTCTTCAACCAGATTTCAATAGGAATGAAGCAAGAACAGGAACTCTTCAGTGTGTAGTAACGACAGAACGAAACAGAAGAACCAGTGGAGGGAATAGATTATGTATTTCAAAGAATCAGCCAGACACTAATGAAAAACATGGGCACAGG AAAAAACAGACATGGCtttgggaagaagacagaagtttGAAGTGTGGTGTAAGGAAATATGGAGAGGGAAATCGGGCTAAAATACTATCCCATTATAAGTTCAACAACCGAACAAGTGTCA TTAAAGATAGATGGAGAACGACGAGGAGACTAAGACTCATTAGCTGA